The Methanoregula boonei 6A8 genome has a window encoding:
- a CDS encoding glycosyltransferase family 4 protein — protein sequence MKIAYFVDEFPPFFRGGLGTYADEISRQFVRKGHSLTVFSRNTGSAPTSETRPGIDIHRPNLINISDIIPVINPEEIRMWDGNGQNFFAETILYNLLSASKLVNYLVAKENRQYDLLVSHDWLAALAGITAKRNLQKPFVFHFHSTEQGRNPSGSPTIKDIERLSATIADRIVTVSYAMRDELVSFGYSEQKIRVIHNGVDEKKYDPARFLPREIEAFREKIGVGHSPVIFFVGRLTWVKGADTLVRAMIHIVKEIPDAKLVILGVGDMEQMLTHMVHNHHLEENVLLHFRMAPEEERILYYAAADVVVLPSKYEPFGIVCTEAMSMGKPVVVGARGTSGFREQVIPAGEGICGYHINPYDPLDIAKFTIGILKHRDLAETMGRNGRSRVIEHFTWDTAAENTLRVYRELADG from the coding sequence ATGAAAATCGCGTATTTTGTTGACGAATTCCCACCCTTCTTCCGGGGGGGGCTTGGGACATATGCGGACGAGATCTCCCGCCAGTTTGTCCGGAAAGGGCATTCCCTTACGGTTTTTTCACGGAACACCGGGAGCGCTCCCACATCGGAGACCCGGCCCGGCATCGATATCCACCGCCCAAACCTGATAAACATCTCCGATATCATTCCCGTAATCAACCCGGAAGAGATACGGATGTGGGACGGGAACGGGCAGAATTTTTTCGCAGAAACCATCCTGTACAACCTGCTTTCCGCATCCAAACTGGTAAATTACCTTGTTGCAAAGGAGAACCGGCAGTACGACCTGCTGGTCTCCCATGACTGGCTTGCAGCACTTGCCGGTATCACGGCCAAAAGGAATCTCCAAAAGCCGTTTGTTTTCCACTTCCATTCCACAGAACAGGGAAGGAATCCTTCCGGCTCACCGACCATAAAGGATATCGAGCGCCTGTCTGCCACCATTGCGGACCGTATTGTCACGGTCAGCTATGCCATGCGGGACGAACTGGTAAGTTTCGGGTACTCCGAGCAGAAGATCCGGGTGATCCACAATGGCGTGGACGAGAAGAAATACGATCCTGCACGGTTTTTGCCCCGCGAGATCGAAGCATTCCGCGAAAAGATCGGGGTGGGGCACTCCCCGGTGATCTTTTTTGTCGGCCGGCTCACGTGGGTGAAGGGAGCAGACACGCTGGTCCGGGCCATGATCCATATTGTAAAAGAGATCCCTGATGCAAAACTGGTTATCCTCGGTGTCGGCGACATGGAGCAGATGCTCACGCACATGGTGCACAACCACCATCTTGAAGAAAACGTGCTTTTACACTTCAGGATGGCACCGGAAGAGGAGCGCATCCTGTATTATGCTGCGGCCGATGTCGTTGTCCTGCCCTCGAAATACGAACCTTTTGGCATTGTCTGCACCGAAGCGATGTCCATGGGAAAACCCGTGGTTGTCGGGGCCCGGGGGACCTCGGGTTTCCGCGAGCAGGTGATTCCCGCCGGCGAAGGGATCTGCGGCTACCACATCAACCCGTACGATCCCCTTGATATCGCAAAGTTTACCATCGGGATCTTAAAGCACCGGGATCTTGCAGAAACCATGGGGAGGAACGGCAGGAGCCGGGTGATCGAACATTTTACCTGGGATACTGCTGCGGAAAATACCCTCAGGGTCTACCGGGAACTTGCAGACGGATAA
- a CDS encoding amylo-alpha-1,6-glucosidase: MFQYGREVRVPGTARQLEFLMASSHAYASSSVGGNTRKYHGLFVRDARVLLAGLDERVNGVPLSAQQYEGAPDEGGLRYLAGFCAYPPSWQYWIDDSVVQKTIAFNGSLSVTYAISGDAELWVRPLITDRPVHSVMKNPVPDCTREPGGFRWAGLFFGGDLPYGADPVTYRNVWYQREYERGYEPVEDLFSPGVFQGRVRDATVLFRCTGDACDPPGPPRPRSPQSLPGWLDRAADVFCRGEEIVAGYPWFCESWGRDSAISVTGLLIEPGRRDEARAVLRRLSSLMRDGVVPNRVPDNYHASDASLWFIYALTRYRRSFGDDPFMGEMKPVIETILAEYPSSPVARLDHDLIAVAPGSTWMDTAFTPRAGKPVEINALWVHALAEAEAQGIPVPVSSASAQRAFRQFWNEEKKCLYDVIDPIDPSVRPNQVIAIALGLVSTEQAESALGTVSRELLTPYGLRTLSRSDPGYQGRYTGDRSYHNGCVWPWLTGFFCEALIRNGVPRERAAQILIPILAHGREAGIGYISEIFDGDPPFFPNGCIAQAWSVAEVGRAYRMARRDPF, encoded by the coding sequence ATGTTCCAGTACGGGCGGGAGGTCCGGGTTCCCGGGACCGCCCGGCAGCTTGAATTTCTCATGGCCTCATCCCATGCGTACGCGTCCTCGTCCGTGGGCGGTAACACGAGAAAATACCATGGGCTTTTTGTCCGGGACGCACGTGTGCTCCTTGCCGGGCTCGACGAACGGGTAAACGGTGTCCCGCTCTCCGCACAGCAGTACGAGGGTGCACCGGATGAAGGGGGGCTCCGGTACCTTGCGGGGTTCTGTGCCTATCCTCCGTCGTGGCAGTACTGGATCGACGATAGTGTCGTACAAAAGACGATCGCGTTTAACGGGAGCCTTTCGGTCACGTACGCTATTTCGGGCGATGCAGAACTGTGGGTCCGCCCTCTCATCACCGACCGGCCGGTGCATTCCGTTATGAAAAATCCTGTCCCGGACTGCACCCGGGAACCCGGCGGGTTCCGGTGGGCCGGTCTTTTTTTTGGCGGGGATCTTCCGTACGGGGCAGACCCGGTCACCTACCGGAACGTGTGGTACCAGCGGGAGTACGAACGGGGGTACGAACCGGTGGAAGATCTCTTTTCCCCGGGAGTTTTCCAGGGCCGCGTACGGGATGCTACGGTCCTGTTCCGGTGCACCGGGGACGCATGCGATCCCCCGGGCCCGCCCCGTCCGCGGTCGCCGCAGTCCCTGCCCGGCTGGCTGGACCGGGCAGCGGATGTATTCTGCAGGGGTGAGGAGATCGTTGCCGGTTACCCCTGGTTCTGCGAATCATGGGGGCGCGATTCGGCGATCAGTGTGACCGGCCTGCTCATTGAACCCGGGAGACGGGACGAGGCCCGGGCCGTGCTCAGGCGGCTTTCTTCCCTGATGCGGGACGGCGTTGTCCCAAACAGGGTTCCGGATAATTACCACGCGAGCGATGCCTCGCTGTGGTTTATTTATGCCCTCACCCGGTACCGGCGCTCCTTTGGGGACGATCCCTTCATGGGGGAGATGAAGCCGGTGATCGAAACGATTCTTGCGGAATATCCCTCATCCCCTGTTGCCCGGCTGGATCATGACCTGATCGCTGTTGCTCCCGGGAGCACGTGGATGGATACTGCGTTTACACCCCGAGCGGGAAAACCGGTGGAGATCAATGCGCTCTGGGTACATGCCCTTGCAGAAGCGGAGGCCCAGGGGATCCCGGTGCCGGTGAGTTCCGCATCGGCACAGAGAGCGTTCCGGCAGTTCTGGAACGAGGAAAAGAAGTGCCTGTACGATGTGATTGACCCGATCGATCCCTCTGTCAGGCCAAACCAGGTAATTGCGATCGCCCTTGGCCTGGTCAGTACGGAACAGGCAGAATCTGCACTTGGTACGGTCTCCCGGGAACTCCTGACACCGTACGGGCTTCGCACGCTCTCGCGATCGGATCCCGGCTACCAGGGCCGGTACACCGGCGACCGCAGTTATCATAACGGCTGCGTCTGGCCGTGGCTCACCGGCTTTTTCTGTGAAGCGCTCATCAGAAACGGCGTCCCCCGGGAGCGGGCAGCACAGATCCTCATACCGATCCTTGCTCACGGGCGGGAGGCGGGGATCGGGTACATCTCCGAGATTTTTGATGGCGATCCGCCGTTTTTTCCCAACGGGTGCATTGCCCAGGCATGGAGCGTGGCAGAGGTTGGTCGGGCGTACCGGATGGCGAGGAGAGATCCGTTTTAA
- a CDS encoding PAS domain S-box protein, with protein MTSQIYRILYVDDEPGLLEIGKLFLEKEGMFSVDVVTSASGALSRMESTSYDALIADYQMPEMDGIEFLKQVRSSGNRIPFILFTGRGREEIVIQALNEGADFYLQKGGAPQAQFAELQSKILQSIYRRQAEERVVYLSRINSLLSQVNKNIVHIPTRNELFKAICAVAIEYGKFQMAWIGTIDRKSRRINPVASAGMGTREYLSHVALLADDIPEGRGPTGRAVREGRPVVTNDIRQDPAMILWHETAEKFGYRSSGAFPICCRGEVIGAFSLYASEPEFFSPEEVALLEEVAEEISFALDNLEREKERFAAVEALARSEERLKFALEGANDGLWDVWMETGEVYLSPRGCEILGYTPEELPEIARVWNDLVYPDDLPRTRAELDAYLEGRTDIFSIEQRLVTKTGEPKWILTRGKASVRNDQGRVLRMTGTHSDITEQKKAENELRTANEHLTALEEEIRAQYDALAEHQKALATSEEKYRSVLNNIQDMFYRSDRLGNLIMASPSCLKTLGYDSFDEILNKPISETFYYFPEKRKELLLHLDEKGSVEDYEVPLKRRDGSIIWTSTNSHYYRDGTGAIAGVEGIFRDITLRKSYEEALKREAAQLDQIINLVPHMIFATDPAGNFLLVNQAVARSYNKSVSEIVGKPQADFQRDAAELRRMLDDNREVITSGTSRFIPEETFTDAFGKKHYLQTTKVPFTTLGNNQKAVLGVAIDITERKRIEEELLRKNEALAASYEQLTATEEELRFNFDELIQREQALKESEERYRNVVEDQTEFISRCQPDGVHVFANEAYSRYYGRKRDDIVGHRFRPDIPVEDKERVKQFFASLTPDHPVDVIEHRVIMPDGTLRWQQWTDRAIFNSSGEVTEYQSVGRDITERKLEEQALQENEQRLTSIYNTVGDSIFQLAVESHGQYRFTSVNSAFCRTTGLPPGQVIGKNVNEIIPEPSLLLVLEKYRQAVEKKAIVRWEETSHYPSGQLTGEVSIAPIFDQAGNCTYLIGSVHDITERKHAEEELRERNSLMRALIDNLPFDTWAMDRSGQYILQNLVSIKNWGDSIGKTPGQIHLRNDLLEKWQENNRKAFEGTVVRDELSVSSKNGVRIYDEIIAPIRSGDVITGIIGVNIDITERKQAHEAQLLATKKLKLLTSITRHDINNQILALQSYLALMEMKRPDPAFDEYFRKTRIAAERISAMIQFTKEYEVIGMKNPGWENCRTLVETAATQVPLANIRLENDIPAGTKVFADPLIVRVFYNLMDNAVRYGKTITTIRFSVRKSDDGLVILCEDDGKGVPADEKEKIFERGFGKNTGLGLFLSREILSITGITIQETGEPGKGARFEIIVPQGSFRSRG; from the coding sequence ATTACGTCTCAGATTTACCGTATTCTCTATGTCGACGATGAACCTGGTCTTCTTGAAATAGGCAAACTCTTTCTCGAAAAAGAGGGTATGTTCTCCGTTGATGTTGTCACGTCAGCCTCCGGGGCCCTTTCCCGTATGGAGTCAACAAGCTATGACGCCCTTATCGCCGACTACCAGATGCCAGAGATGGATGGTATAGAATTTCTCAAACAGGTAAGAAGTTCCGGTAACCGCATCCCTTTCATTCTCTTCACCGGGCGGGGCCGGGAAGAGATTGTCATCCAGGCATTAAACGAAGGGGCGGATTTTTATCTCCAGAAAGGGGGAGCACCGCAGGCACAGTTTGCCGAACTTCAGTCCAAAATTTTACAATCAATATACCGCAGGCAGGCAGAAGAGAGGGTGGTGTATCTCAGCCGGATCAATTCCCTGCTCAGCCAGGTCAACAAGAACATTGTCCATATCCCGACCCGCAATGAACTTTTCAAAGCGATCTGTGCCGTTGCAATAGAGTACGGGAAATTCCAGATGGCCTGGATCGGGACAATCGACAGGAAGTCCCGGAGGATCAATCCCGTTGCATCAGCTGGTATGGGCACCAGGGAATATCTTTCCCACGTGGCCCTTTTGGCAGATGATATTCCCGAAGGACGAGGGCCTACGGGACGAGCCGTAAGGGAGGGCAGGCCGGTAGTTACAAACGATATCCGACAGGATCCGGCAATGATCCTGTGGCATGAGACCGCAGAAAAGTTTGGTTATCGCTCATCAGGCGCCTTCCCGATCTGTTGCAGGGGTGAGGTGATCGGTGCATTTTCTCTGTATGCTTCAGAACCTGAATTTTTCTCTCCCGAGGAAGTGGCACTCCTCGAAGAAGTTGCAGAGGAGATCTCGTTTGCACTCGATAACCTGGAACGGGAAAAAGAACGTTTTGCAGCGGTCGAAGCCCTCGCCCGGAGCGAAGAGCGCCTGAAGTTTGCACTTGAAGGCGCCAATGACGGCCTGTGGGACGTATGGATGGAGACCGGGGAGGTGTACCTGAGCCCCCGGGGATGCGAGATCCTCGGGTACACACCGGAGGAACTGCCCGAGATCGCCAGAGTGTGGAACGACCTGGTGTACCCTGACGATCTTCCCCGGACCCGGGCAGAACTGGATGCCTATCTTGAAGGGCGCACGGACATTTTCTCGATCGAACAGCGCCTGGTAACCAAAACCGGGGAGCCGAAATGGATCCTAACCCGGGGAAAGGCCTCCGTCCGTAACGATCAGGGCAGGGTACTGCGGATGACCGGGACGCACTCGGATATAACGGAGCAGAAAAAAGCCGAGAATGAACTGCGGACGGCAAACGAGCACCTCACTGCATTGGAAGAGGAAATCCGGGCACAGTATGATGCGCTTGCAGAACACCAGAAAGCGCTGGCGACATCTGAAGAAAAATACCGGAGTGTCCTCAACAACATCCAGGACATGTTTTACCGGAGTGATCGCTTGGGGAACCTGATCATGGCAAGCCCGAGCTGCCTTAAGACGCTTGGCTATGATTCCTTTGACGAGATATTAAACAAACCCATATCAGAGACGTTCTACTATTTCCCGGAAAAACGTAAGGAATTGCTTTTGCACCTTGACGAAAAAGGATCCGTTGAGGATTACGAGGTCCCGTTGAAACGCAGGGATGGCAGTATAATCTGGACCTCAACAAACAGCCATTATTACCGGGATGGAACCGGTGCAATTGCAGGTGTCGAGGGGATTTTCCGGGATATTACCCTGCGCAAATCCTATGAGGAAGCATTGAAACGTGAGGCCGCCCAGCTCGACCAAATCATCAACCTTGTTCCCCATATGATCTTTGCGACTGACCCGGCCGGGAATTTTCTGCTGGTAAATCAGGCTGTTGCCCGGAGTTATAACAAAAGTGTTTCCGAAATTGTAGGAAAACCCCAGGCCGACTTCCAGAGGGACGCAGCGGAACTCCGGCGTATGCTCGATGACAACCGTGAAGTCATCACTTCAGGAACGTCCAGATTTATTCCGGAGGAAACCTTCACCGACGCGTTCGGAAAAAAGCATTATCTCCAGACTACCAAAGTCCCCTTCACCACACTTGGAAACAACCAGAAGGCTGTACTCGGGGTTGCCATCGATATAACCGAACGGAAGCGTATCGAAGAAGAACTCCTCAGGAAGAACGAGGCGCTGGCTGCCTCCTATGAGCAGCTTACCGCAACAGAAGAAGAACTTCGTTTTAATTTCGATGAATTGATCCAGCGGGAACAGGCACTAAAAGAGAGCGAGGAACGGTACCGGAATGTAGTTGAGGACCAGACCGAATTTATCTCCCGGTGTCAACCGGATGGCGTCCATGTTTTTGCCAATGAGGCCTACAGCCGCTATTACGGTAGGAAACGTGACGATATTGTAGGTCATCGGTTCCGGCCTGATATCCCGGTTGAAGACAAGGAGCGTGTGAAACAGTTTTTTGCATCATTAACACCGGACCACCCGGTTGATGTCATTGAACACCGGGTCATTATGCCTGATGGAACCTTGCGATGGCAACAGTGGACGGATCGTGCAATTTTCAATTCTTCCGGGGAGGTTACTGAATACCAGTCGGTAGGCCGGGACATTACCGAACGGAAACTGGAGGAGCAGGCGCTGCAGGAAAATGAACAACGCCTGACTTCGATTTATAATACGGTCGGGGATTCCATCTTTCAGCTGGCTGTTGAATCTCATGGGCAGTATCGCTTTACCTCAGTCAATTCGGCCTTTTGCAGGACCACAGGATTGCCTCCCGGGCAGGTGATCGGTAAGAACGTAAACGAGATCATCCCCGAACCTTCACTCTTATTGGTTCTGGAAAAATACCGGCAGGCTGTCGAAAAAAAGGCCATTGTCCGTTGGGAGGAAACGTCCCATTACCCGAGCGGGCAACTTACCGGAGAGGTCAGTATCGCGCCTATCTTTGATCAGGCAGGTAATTGCACATACCTTATCGGGTCCGTGCATGACATCACTGAACGCAAGCACGCAGAAGAGGAACTGCGGGAACGAAATTCCCTGATGCGTGCACTCATCGATAACCTCCCGTTTGATACGTGGGCCATGGATCGTTCGGGCCAATATATCCTGCAGAACCTGGTTTCGATCAAAAACTGGGGAGATAGTATCGGCAAAACCCCCGGCCAGATCCATCTTCGTAACGATCTGCTCGAAAAATGGCAGGAGAATAACAGGAAAGCGTTTGAAGGAACTGTCGTAAGAGATGAGTTGTCCGTATCCTCCAAAAACGGGGTGCGGATATATGATGAGATCATTGCCCCCATCCGGTCAGGTGATGTCATAACCGGGATCATCGGAGTAAATATTGACATCACCGAACGAAAACAGGCTCATGAGGCACAGCTCCTGGCAACTAAGAAGCTCAAGCTCCTGACAAGCATCACCCGCCATGATATCAACAACCAGATCCTCGCTTTGCAGAGTTACCTTGCCCTGATGGAAATGAAACGGCCCGATCCTGCATTTGATGAGTATTTCCGGAAAACCAGAATTGCTGCAGAGCGCATATCTGCAATGATCCAGTTCACCAAAGAATACGAGGTGATCGGCATGAAAAACCCCGGCTGGGAAAACTGTCGCACACTTGTCGAGACTGCGGCGACACAGGTTCCCCTTGCAAACATCAGGCTGGAAAACGATATTCCTGCCGGAACTAAGGTATTCGCCGATCCACTGATTGTCAGGGTCTTTTACAACCTGATGGATAATGCAGTCCGGTACGGAAAGACAATTACGACAATACGGTTCTCTGTAAGGAAATCCGACGATGGTCTTGTTATCCTGTGCGAGGATGACGGGAAGGGCGTCCCGGCAGACGAAAAAGAGAAGATCTTTGAGCGCGGGTTTGGGAAGAACACCGGACTCGGGCTTTTCCTTTCCCGGGAAATTCTTTCAATCACCGGTATTACAATCCAGGAAACCGGGGAGCCGGGAAAAGGAGCACGGTTTGAGATTATCGTACCTCAGGGATCCTTCCGCAGCCGGGGTTAA
- a CDS encoding YciI family protein — MPLYALLFKGGLRHSELSKEYSDRFVEWAKKVASGRVPGSRFLQEGRLVSAKGVTNLTFDKDTIGGYIMVESENYEKAVAIAKGCPILENGGYVEVREVMT, encoded by the coding sequence GTGCCACTCTACGCACTATTATTCAAAGGCGGTTTGAGACATTCAGAGCTTTCGAAGGAATACTCGGATCGGTTTGTCGAATGGGCCAAAAAGGTTGCGTCAGGCCGTGTTCCGGGAAGCAGATTCCTGCAAGAGGGAAGGCTTGTCTCCGCAAAAGGGGTAACAAATCTGACATTTGATAAGGACACCATCGGCGGCTACATAATGGTAGAATCGGAAAATTACGAAAAAGCGGTGGCAATAGCAAAGGGGTGCCCGATACTGGAGAATGGCGGATACGTTGAAGTCAGAGAAGTTATGACATGA
- a CDS encoding phosphofructokinase — protein MDTGTWSLLYQSVKRPQTGPVLTGFNANIDRIIPVTPGLLRDIHNQPGPGFGALLKRLNHSMRYCSADEMVMGDPSVFSAISGFFSATGSLVPGGQAGIAAIQVRRLNPATVTCAVPGAGPQTRAMLQDAGVNPLSFGQESGNNPDRIHLVFEYDPGLVPVARGVVPRSNRFIVSPAHDPSDVIIPEEQEAAFLEQIAGCRRAFLSGYQFLKTKQEFVTAARQLVQIRSVNPQMRTHVECVSGVRPRILGLLLEHILKNTDSIGLNEQELGSFIRILGGPGQNSRADPQSSPVTLVRDALSLAHATGVSRLHLHTFGYYILIQKQGTGQPELSRNALLFAAQEAAGAAGGTGSVLSPEGLRAYADIKTAFGPDESPGIFRAGDLMVLAVPSLIARNVQKTTGLGDIISSTAFVADPF, from the coding sequence GTGGATACCGGTACGTGGTCTTTGTTGTACCAATCCGTAAAAAGGCCGCAGACCGGCCCGGTACTGACCGGCTTTAATGCCAACATCGACCGGATCATTCCGGTCACCCCGGGTCTGCTGCGTGATATCCACAACCAGCCCGGGCCGGGTTTTGGTGCCCTTCTTAAACGGCTAAACCATTCGATGCGATACTGCTCTGCTGACGAGATGGTTATGGGGGATCCCTCTGTTTTTTCTGCGATCTCCGGTTTTTTCTCTGCAACCGGTTCTCTTGTGCCCGGGGGACAGGCAGGAATTGCAGCGATCCAGGTACGCAGGCTCAATCCCGCAACGGTGACCTGTGCCGTACCCGGCGCCGGCCCGCAGACAAGAGCGATGCTGCAGGACGCCGGTGTCAATCCCCTGTCCTTTGGACAGGAATCCGGCAATAATCCCGATCGTATCCACCTTGTGTTCGAATATGATCCCGGCCTTGTACCTGTTGCCCGCGGTGTCGTGCCCCGGAGCAACCGGTTCATCGTGTCACCGGCCCATGACCCGTCTGATGTCATTATCCCGGAGGAACAGGAGGCTGCTTTCCTCGAACAGATTGCCGGCTGCCGGCGTGCATTCCTTTCCGGTTACCAGTTCCTGAAAACAAAGCAGGAATTTGTCACTGCCGCACGGCAGCTGGTGCAGATCCGTAGCGTCAATCCCCAGATGCGGACGCATGTTGAATGTGTCTCCGGGGTCCGGCCCCGGATCCTCGGGCTGCTGCTCGAACATATCCTCAAAAATACCGACAGCATCGGGCTGAACGAACAGGAACTGGGAAGTTTTATCCGGATTTTGGGTGGGCCGGGGCAAAACTCCCGGGCAGACCCGCAGTCCTCGCCGGTTACGCTGGTACGGGACGCTCTTTCCCTTGCGCATGCCACAGGAGTATCCCGGCTCCACCTTCACACGTTCGGGTACTATATCCTGATCCAGAAACAGGGGACCGGGCAGCCTGAATTATCCCGGAATGCCCTCCTCTTTGCAGCGCAGGAGGCTGCCGGTGCTGCGGGAGGGACCGGATCGGTCCTGTCACCGGAAGGCCTCCGGGCATATGCAGACATTAAGACTGCATTTGGCCCGGATGAATCACCGGGAATTTTCAGGGCCGGTGACCTGATGGTGCTGGCAGTTCCCAGCCTCATCGCCCGCAATGTCCAAAAAACCACCGGCCTTGGCGATATTATCTCCTCCACCGCCTTTGTTGCAGACCCGTTCTAA
- a CDS encoding glycosyltransferase family 4 protein — MESLKIAMFCWESLYAERVGGLAPAATHLAETLAEHHEVHFFTRGQVPDQTINNVSYHYCRPEGANIVEYCNSMSLLMVENFHRFDTGRRFDILHFHDWHPVQALHLLKDRNTILTFHSTEYGRSGNHFGDWWEFKEISGKEWYGGLIAKRVTAVSATLKQEVMALYNIPEGKCDVVPNGIVPRQYRAEINAAEVKQSYGIPASDPLILFIGRLAYQKGPDILIGAIKTVCREHRDAKLIVAGEGDMRQVLVEQASDLPVNFIGYIPDSEYIRLLNACDLVVIPSRNEPFGLVLLEAWSAEKGVVASNVGGLSENIDSFVDGVKVEPQAETLAEGISAVIGEPQQAGALGKQGRKKIDRLFLWGPIGGKMTETYSRVVA, encoded by the coding sequence GTGGAATCACTCAAAATAGCCATGTTCTGCTGGGAATCGCTCTATGCCGAACGTGTGGGCGGTCTTGCCCCGGCTGCAACGCATCTGGCCGAGACCCTGGCAGAACATCACGAGGTGCATTTTTTCACCCGTGGCCAGGTGCCGGACCAGACAATCAACAATGTCAGCTACCATTACTGCCGGCCGGAAGGCGCAAACATCGTGGAGTACTGCAACAGCATGAGCCTGTTGATGGTGGAAAATTTCCACCGGTTCGATACCGGCAGGAGATTCGATATCCTGCACTTCCATGACTGGCATCCCGTGCAGGCGCTCCACCTCCTCAAGGACCGGAACACCATCCTCACGTTCCATTCCACGGAATACGGCAGGAGCGGCAACCATTTTGGCGACTGGTGGGAATTTAAGGAGATCTCCGGCAAGGAATGGTATGGCGGGCTTATTGCAAAGCGCGTGACAGCGGTTTCTGCCACGCTCAAACAGGAGGTCATGGCGCTCTACAACATTCCCGAAGGGAAATGCGACGTAGTGCCAAACGGTATCGTGCCGCGGCAGTACCGGGCAGAGATCAACGCAGCGGAAGTAAAGCAGTCCTATGGGATCCCGGCATCTGACCCGCTTATCCTTTTTATCGGCAGGCTGGCCTACCAGAAGGGCCCGGACATTCTTATCGGGGCAATTAAAACCGTCTGCCGTGAGCACCGGGATGCAAAACTGATTGTTGCCGGCGAGGGAGACATGCGGCAGGTACTGGTGGAGCAGGCATCAGATCTCCCGGTAAATTTTATCGGGTATATCCCGGATTCCGAATACATCCGGCTCCTGAACGCCTGCGATCTCGTGGTCATCCCGAGCAGGAACGAACCGTTTGGCCTTGTGCTGCTCGAAGCATGGAGTGCGGAAAAAGGGGTGGTAGCATCCAACGTTGGCGGGCTTTCGGAAAATATTGATTCGTTTGTCGATGGCGTCAAGGTGGAGCCGCAGGCAGAAACCCTTGCCGAAGGAATCAGTGCCGTTATCGGCGAGCCGCAGCAGGCAGGAGCACTCGGGAAACAGGGGAGGAAAAAGATCGACCGCCTGTTCCTGTGGGGCCCGATCGGCGGGAAGATGACAGAAACGTATTCCCGGGTGGTTGCATGA